The genomic interval AGCATGGTGAGGTTGGCCTCGGCGGCGGCTACCTCAAAGGCTTGCTGGTAGTCCTTGGGGAGCTTCTTCCATTCGTTGAGGTTTATGTAGAACGAAAGTTGCGGCCCTGGCTCCCAAAAGCCCGGATAGTAGTAGTACTTGGCGATTTTGTAAAAGCCTAGCTTCTCGTCGTCGTACGGGCCTACCCACTCGGTGGCGTCAATGGTGCCGCGCTCCAAAGCGGGGTAGATATCCCCCCCCGCCAACACCTGCGGAACCACCCCCAAGCGGCTCATCACCACGCCGCCGGGGCCAGGGATACGCATCTTGATGCCCTTGAGGTCGGCAGCGCTGTTGATCTCCTTGCGGAACCAGCCTCCCATCTGGGCACCAGTGTTCCCGCCGGGGAAGTTGATGATGTTGAAGTCAGCGAAGATCGAGCGGAACAGCTCGAGCCCGCCCCCGTAATACATCCACGCATTCTGCTGGCGGGCCGTAAGGCCAAAGGGTACCGCAGCATCATAGGCCAGCACCTGGGCCTTGCCGACGAAGTAGTAGCTGGCGGTATGGCCGACTTCTACCGTCCCCTGCTGGACCGCGTCGAGCACCTGGAGACCCGGTACGATCTCGCCTGCGGGGAAGGTGCGGATCTGGAACTTCCCATCGGTGAGCTGGCTCACCCGATCGGCCAGCACTTCGGCTGCCCCGAAGATGGTATCGAGGCTTTTGGGGAAGCTGCTCGCCAAGCGCCAGCGAATGGTCGGGGTGGCTTGTGCAAAGACCGGACCGAACGCGGTACTGGCCGCTACGCCCACCCCGGCTTTCTTGAGGAAACTGCGTCTATCCACATCGCCTCCTAAGAAGGGTTTTTCGCACTACTGGGTGCGAGGTGATTATATGCAACTCCCGACCCCGGTTCAAGCTGATAGGGGTCGGGAAAGTCGCCAGGGGGCAACCTCTACTGGGTGATGTAGAAGTAGGTATCGCGCACGTCGCGCACCTGGGCCCCGCTCAGCTGAAGGTAGCTGCTGGTGCGGCTGTTGAAGCCATCGCTATAAATCCGCCCTTCAAAACGCACCGAGGCCGGAGCAGGGGTGTTGGTGTAAATGGCCCGCACCTGTTGCAAGCCCAGGGGGTAGGTCAGGGTGTACTGGATCTGCCGGCTGGCCAGAGGGAGGGTGTAGGTACCGGGGTTGAGGTAGTAGCGGTCGAACTCGTAGGCCCGGCCATCGGGATCTACCCCGACCAGGGCGATGTAACCGGGGCGATTCAAGCTGATCACAAAGCGCACGGCTTCCCCAACCCGGTAATAACTGCCTTCTCCGCGGTCCGGGCGGAACTGGGTGATGACGGGGCTCAGCTCCACGCCAAAGCCTACCCCCACGCTCACCGTACCGGGGCGAACGCCAATCGTACAGGCCGAAAGC from Meiothermus sp. Pnk-1 carries:
- a CDS encoding DUF4384 domain-containing protein, encoding MGLSLRLPSLVLLALLLSACTIGVRPGTVSVGVGFGVELSPVITQFRPDRGEGSYYRVGEAVRFVISLNRPGYIALVGVDPDGRAYEFDRYYLNPGTYTLPLASRQIQYTLTYPLGLQQVRAIYTNTPAPASVRFEGRIYSDGFNSRTSSYLQLSGAQVRDVRDTYFYITQ
- a CDS encoding TRAP transporter substrate-binding protein produces the protein MDRRSFLKKAGVGVAASTAFGPVFAQATPTIRWRLASSFPKSLDTIFGAAEVLADRVSQLTDGKFQIRTFPAGEIVPGLQVLDAVQQGTVEVGHTASYYFVGKAQVLAYDAAVPFGLTARQQNAWMYYGGGLELFRSIFADFNIINFPGGNTGAQMGGWFRKEINSAADLKGIKMRIPGPGGVVMSRLGVVPQVLAGGDIYPALERGTIDATEWVGPYDDEKLGFYKIAKYYYYPGFWEPGPQLSFYINLNEWKKLPKDYQQAFEVAAAEANLTMLAKYDKVNPEALQRLLKNGVRLRKFPNEILKAGQKAAFDWYEEEAAKDATYKKVYTAWRKFRDDEYKAFAVYELGYEQFAFPNVG